GAAGGATTTGAATATTCCCCTCAAGACCGGAGCGAGGCTCATTCTAGGAACTGATGAGGAGTGCGGCTCCTCAGATATAAGATACTACTACGGGGTCGAAACTGAGGCTCCGATGACCTTCTCTCCAGACACAGGCTTTCCGGTGGTAAACATCGAAAAGGGAGGTCTTCAGGGAAGTTTTGCTTCTGAGTTCGAAGAATCGAACACAACACCCGGAGTTTCTTCTCTCAGGTCCGGAGTAAAAAGCAACGTGGTACCGGGTGATTCAATAGCAATCATAGAAGGTATGGAACTTTATAAGATCGAAGGATACTGCAATGCGGTGAGCGAAAGAACGGGCGTGCTTTTCGAACTTTCGACCAGTGGCAACATCACGACAGTAAAGGCTAAGGGTGTACAGGTCCACGCAGCTACACCGGGAAAAGGCAACAACGCCCTGACGGCGATGCTTGAAGTCCTATCTTCGATACCCTTTCCAGAGAGCGAAGGCATCGAAAAACTCCGTGCACTCAATGCTATCTTCCCTCACGGAGACTGGCTGGGTAAATCCGCCGGAGTCGCCATGAGCGACGAATTGTCAGGTGATCTCGTGCGCCCGGCATGGTACACAACTATAGGGTGAAAGACCCGAATGTGGGGAGTCAAAGAAGCATTAGCCAGAGGCAAGGGTGTCACTGGTAACGGTGAATCTGAAGGAAGCCCGAGGCAAAGTCCGGAACTGAACGAAAGTGAACCAGAGATGGCCGTTACAGAGGGTAACCCTGCGAGATAAGGGAAAGCCCTGACTCCAGCTGTAAAGGTTCGGATGGCAGGATTCGGATGAAAGTGGTGTATCTTACCCGGGGAAGTCCTCATGAGTCCGAAAGGGGTAACCGTTAGCAAGGAGGAGATCCAAGTTAAGGGAAAGCTCAGGAGGATGGCAGATGAACCCGTAGTAGTGAAGAACCTCTCCGAAAGGAGAAGGGACCTTGGCTATAAGCCAAGGGGGTGATGAGGAGGTCGAAAGGCTCCATCACTTGCGAAGGGGAGAAGGATCGAAGAAATGTGATCGGAAGACAGTGAAGAGACTTAGGTCAGACAGTTAAAGACAAGGTACATATTCCCGGGAGGGTAGAGAAGCCAGTCATTAATTGTCGCAACAATATCTGAGGCTGGAGCTGTTGGAAGGGAGCATGCAGGAGAAAGAGATGAAGTATTACAGTCTAATCGACAAAGTCTATTCGAAGAAGAACCTATTGAAAGCCTATCACAGGGTAAACTCCAACAGAGGAGCTCCTGGGATAGACGGAGTAACCGTAAAATCATTCGGGGAGAAACTCCTTGAAGAAATCGAGAGATTATCCGAAGAAATCAAGAGCGGTGAGTACATGCCCATGCCACTCAGGAGAGTAGAAATCCCAAAAGCAGATGGTAAAACAAGGCAATTGGGAATACCTACTGTGAGAGACAGGGTGGTACAACAATCTCTCAAGGAGATACTGGAACCTATATTCGAGGAAAGATTCCATCCCTCCAGTTACGGTTACAGAAAGGGAAGAAATGCCTGGCAGGCGGTGGAGAAGGCGAAAGCTTTTGCATCCAAATACGGTCTGTGCAATGTAGTGGAACTTGACCTGAGCAAATGTTTCGACACTCTGGATCATGAGAAGATAATAGACTCCGTAGCAGAGAGAGTGAGTGATGGAAAGATACTCAAACTCATACGCGCAATGCTGAAGAGCGGAGTAATGGAAGATGGAGTCTGGAAGGCAACAGAAACTGGCAGTCCACAGGGTGGTGTAATAAGTCCCCTGCTGGCGAACATCTACCTGGACGAGTTCGACCAGAAGATGAAAGCCAGAGGAATAAGGATAGTCAGATATGCAGACGACATATTAATCTTCTCGAAAACCCAGGAAGAAGCCCGAGAGTTTCTGGCAATCGCGATCAACATACTGGAGATTGACATGAAGCTCAAGGTCAACAGAAACAAGACGAGAATCACAACACTGGAGGAGGGCTTTCACTTTCTTGGCTTCGAAATAAAAGGCGAGAGAGTTGGGATAGAGAAATCCAGATTGAAAAGGTTCAAGGGAAAGGTCAAGGGACTTACAAGAAGGAACCAGAGCACACCGGTAAAGGAAATAGTGAAAGAGCTAAATCCACTGTTGAGAGGATTTGCCAGCTATTTCAGGATAGTAGACTTACAATCTACCTTGAGAGGGCTTTTGAGCTGGATAAGGAGAAGGCTTAGAGCCATCATACTACACCAGTGGAAGAGCACAAAGAAACTGAACAGAGTCCTTAGAAGGGCTGGATGGGAAGAGAAAGTCAATTTGAGAATGAACAAATGGCGCTCTTCTCACACAAAAGCAGTCAATTACGCCATTCCCAACAGGTTCTTTGAAGAGATGAACTTATTCGATATGACATCGTACTATCATCCCCTGTCGAAGTATCCGATACTCGATCCATGAGCCGTGTACGAGGCCCGTACGCACGGTTCTGTGAGAGGACGAGGGGCTCCGCCCCTCTCCTACTCGATACTATAAGCTTGAACATTCTGGATTACGATGGCTCCAGCCTTTGCGGAAGCTTCGATTGCAGAGCACCGCTCTGTGCAACCAGAGAGAACCTGGTGGACGTAATCAGAGAGAGATTGGCCAGACATGGAATACGTCTTGAAAACAATGATATGTATCCACCACACCACGTTTCGGGAGAATCTCCTTTTGTCCAGACGCTGTTGAAATGCTACGAACTCTACACCGGAAACAAGGGGTACTGCATCGCAATAGGCGGTGGCTCTTACGTTCATCGATTGAAGAACGGTGTAGGCTTCGGATGCACCATGCCCGGGACGGACAACAATATGCATGGAGCTGACGAATTCGCCGTGATCGACGAGCTGGTCACGAGTGCAAAAATATTCGCCCAGGCGATAATAGAAATCTGTCAATAAAGGGTCGTTGAGGGTGATGAGAAAGAGCGAGATGACGAATCGGCCCATGCATGAAGGGAAAAGAGGAAAGACCGAGATCCTGGCTAGGATATGAGGATTACATAAAGAGAGTTGGCTGCCATCCTGTAATGCTCCGTGGAGCCTACCCTGAAATGCTCTTATTCAAGCCATTTCGTTGTGCTCTTAAAATGGATCACATCTCGTCCGTATCGTTTTCTAATTGAGGGTCAGAGCGATTATAGAGGTGAGAGAAATAAGGTAAGAGGTAAGAAGATCAAGATCTGAGAACCTTCTCACCTAGCCGCTGACCTCTTTTTCACCAGAAACATGGATGCGCAGCGTCGGAACAAAGAACTTCTCTCCTCTTCCGCAGACAGATCGGACAAACGAGATAGACAAATTGCACAGATCAGCACTCAATGCACAAAAAAAGGTCCCATGTGGAACCTTTGTGAGAACTTGAAGTTTTTTCGCACGTATCTATTTTGAGGTAAATTCCAGTAGCATCTCAACAAAAAGCCCGGGATTCTCTACGTTTATGCTGTGACCGTAGTTCTCGAGGACACTTACGTGCACAGTATGCAATATCTTTTCAAAACCTTTTGCCATCTCCTCGGTGATCAATATATCTTTTCTTCCAACTATCACCAGAACGGGGATTTCAATGCCTTTCAACTCTTCGGAATAATTGTACTTCTCAAGAGCGCATGCATTTTCAGTGAAGCATTTCGGATCCATTAGGAGTGCCTCATCGACCAACAATTCGGTGAATTCATCTACCGGCCTGGTCGGCATAGTACCTATGAGAGCCTTCTTCAGAAGTTCTCTGTTGCTCCTGTACATATCTAGAAAGGGATAAACTTCTGGTGGTGTTTTGAGACCGTCGGGCGGTGCAGGGTCTATCAGCACGACTCTACTCAGAAGATCGGGCCTGCGCACCATAACATTCTGGACAACGGCCCCTCCAAGGGAATGCCCTACCAGTATCACTCCTTCGAGTTCTAGCTGTTTGATAAAATCGACTACGTGCTTTCCGTAATTGTCTATACTCACCTCTTCGGTTCTATCGGACCTTCCGAAGTTCGGCAGATCCAGTGCAAAAGTGTGATAACTCTCTGGAAGCAGTTCCATAGCGGGTTCGAACCACTTTCCCGAGGCGAAGTTTCCGTGCACAAAAACCATAGGAATACCGCCGGGCTTGCCGGCCTCGAGATAATGGAGCTTTTTGTCAAGTACCTTAACATATCTGCTTTGAGGCTGTTCCATAGAGTCTTGATACCTCCCATGAAGAGAATGTGTAGCCTCACCGATGTTCGAAAGGTCGTCACTTTCAATAGAATAAATCTGCCCATAAAATAGATCAAACGAGACGTCCCGTAACATACTGGGCGATTCCGGAATACGATTATTATAGCAGAGACCACGGCCAATACATAATGCCCTTCCATCCGTGTCTAGATATTCCTTTGTGATGTTTTGGTCGGAACAAATTAAAAATCGGTTTGGCATATATGAATCGTAAGCACGGACAAGGCCGGGTAGGAGAAGAAATACAATCAGATAGAAAACCTCCATTAACCTTAATCGTTCTCTCGGGATATTGCCCAGCCGTTTTTTCATGACCGCAGCATCTCTTTAGAGGTGAGATCAGCACTTCACAGACCGAGATACGATCTCTTGACGTGTTCGTTGTTCTTGAGATCATCGGCCGTACTTTCTATCACCACAGTTCCGTTCTCCACAACATATCCCCTGTCTATCACTTTGAGACCCTGCTTCACGTTCTGTTCGGAGAGAAGTATCGAGACGCCTTCGGTCTTTATCACGGCCAGTTTTTCGAACAGTTCGGTAACCAGAGAAGGCTGGAGGCCCACGGACGGTTCGTCGAGTATCAGAAGTCTTGGCATAGCCATCAAAGCCCTTCCAACGGCGAGCATCCTCTGCTGGCCACCGCTCATAGTACCGGCCAGTTGAAAGGCCCGTTCTTTGAGAATGGGAAAGATCTTGAACACAAACTCCAGTCTCTCGGACGTCTTTTCCCTGGCTTCTTTTATGTATGAAGATCCTATTCTTAGATTCTCTATAACAGTCATTATCGGGAAGAGTTCTCCATCCTGTGGAACAACCGAGATACCCATTCTCACTATCTGGTATGTCTCCCGATCGAGCAGCGACTGTCCTTCGAAGTTTATTTCTCCGCTAGTCGGTCTCACCAATCCTATGATTGAATTTATGAGTGTGGTCTTACCGGCACCGTTCGGTCCAAAAAAGCCGACGGCTTCGTTACCGACGGAGAAGGTGAAGTCCTTGATCACCTGGATTCTTCCATACGAAACATTCAAGTTTTTTACTTCCAGCATCAGGCATCCTCCCCCAGATAGGCGCTAATAACGTTGTGCTGCATTGACACTACGCTGTAAGGCCCCTCGGCTATGATTTCTCCTCTGTCGAGCACGATGACTCTCTCTGTCAATTCCCTTATCACGCTCATGACATGTTCGATTATGCAGATTGTGACTCCCGTATCCCTGATTTTTCTGACAGTGTAAATCATATCTCTAGTTTCATCCATGTTCAGTCCGGACATAACTTCGTCTAAAAAAAGGATCTTTGGATTGGTTGCCATAGCCCTGGCTATCTCCATTTTTTTTATGTCCAGAACGGTAATCCTGTCAAGAGTTTCGTCGGGTTTTTTTAGACCTATCCCCTCGCAGAGCTCTAAAGCGCTTTTGCGGCCAGTTTTGAGATTCTCACCCTTGCCGAAAAGACCTCCGATCATTATATTCTCCACGACGGTGAGGTTCTTCAAAGGTCTGGCAATCTGGAAGGTTCTGGCGATTCCCAGCTTGCATCTCTTGTGGGCGGGAAGAAGAGTTATATCCGTACCTTCGAAAACGATCTTTCCTTCGCTCACAAGGTGTACACCGGAAATCAAGTTAGTCAGCGTGGTTTTACCGGCACCGTTCGGTCCTATGAGTCCAAGAATCTCGCCCTTTTGAATCTCCATCGTAACATCGTTGACGGCCACAAGTCCTCCAAAACGTTTAGTTACTCTATCTACCTTCAGTATGCTCATCTTATCGTTCCTCCAGGCGGCGCTTTCTATTCATAAAAAAAGCCTTGATAGCACCATAAACTCCGTCAGGCATAAAAAGAACAACTACGACTATTATCACACCGTATATTACTAGATGACCGTAAGGCATGATCAATTTGAGATACTCGGAGGATAGACCGAGGATTATGGCTCCCAGTATCGGCCCGATAGTTGAGTATATACCCCCCACAAGAGCCATGGCGATCGGCAGAAGCAGGTAATGAGGCGAGAAGCTGCTTTCGGGATACACGAACCCGTATTGAAGGGCGTACGTGGCCCCTATTACACCCTGAATGATCGAAGTTACAACGAAAACAAAGATGAGATATTTGTATATGTTCACTCCGTGCGACTTGGCGACGGTCTCGTCTGCTCTGATTGAGTCGATAGCGAAGTGAATTCTAGTCCTCTGAAATAGTTCCGAAATTACTACGGTACCCACCGCTATGGCGAGCAAAAACCAATAAACTTTGCTTGAGTCGTAATTGAATAGAGTGTTGTAAACTATCTTTCCGCTTGGACCACCGGTTAGTCTATGAAGGTTTCTTATTATCACCATGAAGACGCTTGCAAGCGCCATGGTAGTAATGGCGAAGTACAGACCTCTCAATCTCAAGATGGCCATGCCCAGTATAAGAGCTATGCCTCCAGCAACGAGTCCACCCAGCACGATGCCTATCACCGGATTTACTCCAAAGTCTGCGGCCGCTATGATACCTGTGTAACCGCCGAGACCGAAAAAACCTGCCGTTCCGAACGATAGCTGACCCGTTCTCAACATCATATCCCAGCTGAGAGCGAGCGTCATGAAAGTGAGAATGGTGATTGCGATGCTTATGAAGTACGCCTCGGTCATGATTGGAAGCAGCATGGCTGCGGTGAGTGCAATCAAGATTAACAAAGGCTTTGCAATTTTCATAGTGAAGGCCTCCTTATAGATCTTATCATGATTACGGCTATCAGTACTCCAAAGAAGACAATATCGGACCAACCGGCGTAACCCGGAATGGACTGTACTATCGCTTCACCTACACCCAAAGCGATACCGCTGATCAATATGCCTGTTAGGTTTCCAAGTCCGGCCATCGCAACCAAACAGAAGGACTTCATAGTATAGGAAGAGCCAACAGAGGGAAAGATTGCAAATCTCGGTACCATGACACCGGCCGCTATTCCAAGGATCGCCACCGATATTCCGAAGACTATCAGGTAAACGAAACCTGTATTTATACCGACTATCTTGGCCCCTCGCGGGTTTTGACCAACCGCAAATGAGGCTTGCCCGAGTCTGGTCTTTTTAAGAAACAGCTGCAAACCAATTAAAACGGCGATAGCGAAGGCCACATAAAGAAACTCGTAAGTTCCGAACCTGACGCCCGCTACCGTTACGGAGGAAGAAGAGTAACCCACGTACACACTCCTTGGTCTGGATGTCCAGATGAGGTTCATCACTTCCAGAAGAATCATCGAAATTCCGAATGTGAGGAGCAGCTGATTCAAATGACCGGACTTCAGAACTTTCGCTACCGTCAATTTATAAACGCCGGCTCCCAGCAAAAAGAGCAGGATGAAGACCGGAAGAATCGAGACGAGAGGATCCATTCTCGTATTCACGGAAAACATATAGACGATGTATATTCCCAGAGAAAGAAAATCTCCATGCGAGAGGTTCATTATACCAACTATCCCCAACGTCAGGGAAAGAGGCAGGCCGGCAAGAGCGTAAAGACTGCCCCTCTGCAAACCATAAATGGCTGCATGGGGTTTCCATATCGCAACGGCTACTATCAGCAAGATCAAAAACAAGATATTCTTATATTTCTTCCAAAATGAGATGCTCTCCAAGTCTGTCACCACCCCGGTTCTAGCCAATTTGAGATAATAAGGTCGGGCCTAAGGCCCGACCTCGGATCAAACTATCTTCCTTCCCAGCTCGGAAACGGGAACATCGGATCTGCCGTCTTGAGCTCGAGCGGCCATATTACCTGCTGTTCGCCGCCCTGCCACTGAAGTATCTTCTGAGCCGTGAAACCTTGATGCTTGATCACGTTACTCGGAGCGATCCTCAGTACTTCACCGATGGGCGAAGCGTATTCAACTTCTTCCAGAGCCTTGATCAAAGGAGCTTTGTCGATCGTTCCTGCGGCTTTGATACCTTCCGCGAGGAAGTAGATGTTAGTGTAACCGAGTGGTGCAAAGTACGTTGCAGGTTCTTCTTTGAACATCTCGATGTAGGCGTTATAGAAATGCTCGGCTATAGGACTCACTTTGTTTATTGTGGGTGCCCACATTCCGTAAAGTGTCACGCCTTCTGCCAGAGGAGAATCGCCGAAGTGCGCAGGCCAACCCGGAGGTGCTCCTACAAAGAACTCTGGAGCAAAGCCAATTTCTTTGGCCTGCTGAAGCATGGGTAGGGCATCGGCGTCGTAACCGGCCCAGATGAAGAGATCGGGGTTGTAAGCCTTGGCTTGCTGAAGCATGGCCCTGTAATCTCCACCACCGAGCGCGGCGCTCTTGAAGGATACGCCCTTGTAATCGTTCATGATTGCCGCCCAGGCGCCTTCGCCTTGTTGTGCCTGTCTCTGTAAAGCGACGTACGATTCGTGAGAGGCCGTTCCGAAACCGCCCTCTTCGTAAGCGAGGAAGATCCTATCGGTTCTTATTTCTGGGTAGGCTTCCGACAGTTCCGTCCACCCGCGTCCGTAACTCGCCCCCTGCTGATAATCCCAGGGATGTAGATGGAAATACCAGTCGGCGTCCGGTCCCACTGCGTTTTCACAAAGATAAGAAGCGGCGCCTATCCAGATGGTTATTTTCTGGTATCTCTTCATGACGGGAATCTGTGCCAGATGCACAGAAGAACCCATGCCTCCGACAAAGAAATCCACCTTGTCGACAGTTGCAAGTTTATCGATCGCGGCGGCACCTTTCTCCGGTTTCAATTCGTCGTCGATCACGATCAGTTCGACCGGTCTACCTAGAAGACCACCGGCGGCGTTGATTTCGGCTACTGCCAGCTTCATGGCCTTCGCAGCCTGATCACCGGTTATGTCTCCAAGGGGTAGCACGGCGCCGATCTTGATCGGGGTTGCGGCAACAGCCATCATCGCTAATACCGCAAGAACAAGTGTTAATAATATTACCTTTTTCACTTTCCCACCTCCTAATAGGTAGTTCATTCTAGACTTGCCAATTGCGATAAATCCACACACCAGAACGTTTGAGAAGGTCTATGAACAAAGTGATAGACACTGTTTTGCTTAGACTCTCTTGACAACCAGCGCAGTTCCCATGCCGCCGCCGATACAGAGAGAGGCGAGTCCGAACTCCAGGTCCCTCTTTGCCATTTCGTAAAGTAGAGTAACTATTATCCTGTTTCCCGAAGCTCCTATTGGATGTCCAAGGGCTATCGCGCCACCGTTGACGTTCGTTCTCTCCAGCAGCCACTCTTTCGATACGCCATATATCTCCTGCAATCCCTTTAAGACCGAGAGGGATTGTGCCGCAAAAGCTTCGTTCAATTCGAGGAGTTCTATGTCGTTGATTTTCATTCCAAGCTTCTTCAGAGCTTTTTCGATTGCAGGGACCGGGCCGTACCCCATGTATGCTGGATCGACTCCGGCCTGCGCAAAAGCGACAACTTCGCCAAGCGGTCTCAATCCATACTTTTCGACCATCTCTTCGCTTGCCAAAAGCGTAGCACTGCCTCCGTCGTTGATACCCGATGAATTACCGGCAGTTACCGTGCCACCTTTTTTGAAAGCTGGTTTAAGCTTGCCTAGAATCTCCATGCTGGTCTCTCTTGGATGTTCGTCGGTATCGAAGAGCGTATCGCCTTTTCTTCCCTTAATAACCACTGGAGCGATCTCATCTTTGAATTTACCCGCTGCAATGGCTTCCTTTGCTCTCTTCTGGCTCTCGAGAGCGAATTCGTCCTGTTCAAGGCGGCCGATACCATGTCTTTCGGCCAGATTCTCTGCAGTCACACCCATGTGATAACCGTTGAAAACATCGGTGAGGCCATCCCTGATCATATGGTCCACAATACTCCCGTCGCCCATTCTGTATCCAAATCTGGCTCTATCCAGCATGTACGGGCTAATCGACATGTTCTCCATGCCTCCGGTCAGAACCAGTTCAGCCTCACCCATGGCGATATCGGAAGCCCCGATCATCGTAGCCTTCATACCTGAACCGCACAGCATGTTTACCAGATAACCAGGACTCTCGACGGGAAGCCCGGCACCTATCGAAACCTGTCTTCCCGGCCCCATACCCTGGTTGGCGGTGAGAATACAGCCCATTATCGTTTCGTCGATTTTACCCGCATCTATACCGGCCTGTTCAATGGCGGCCCTGGAAGCGGCAATTCCCAGCTCCACGGCCGATGTATCCTTGAGAGTTCCCCCAAAAGTTCCGATAGCCGTTCTCTTTGCACCAACTATGAACACTTTCTTCATCTAATACCTCCTATATCAAACCTATATCGCTGGCCTGTTTTCGCAGTTCGGCCCTGAAGTCGGGATGTGATATGTTTAAAAGGGCTTCTACTCTCTGGAAGACATTCAACCCTTTAAGATGGGCCACACCGAACTCCGTTACTACATAATCTATGTCCTGCCTTGGGACTGTTACGGGCGAGCCCAGGGGCAGCAATGGAACGATTGTAGATACCGTCCCGTTCTT
This portion of the Mesotoga infera genome encodes:
- a CDS encoding ABC transporter ATP-binding protein: MSILKVDRVTKRFGGLVAVNDVTMEIQKGEILGLIGPNGAGKTTLTNLISGVHLVSEGKIVFEGTDITLLPAHKRCKLGIARTFQIARPLKNLTVVENIMIGGLFGKGENLKTGRKSALELCEGIGLKKPDETLDRITVLDIKKMEIARAMATNPKILFLDEVMSGLNMDETRDMIYTVRKIRDTGVTICIIEHVMSVIRELTERVIVLDRGEIIAEGPYSVVSMQHNVISAYLGEDA
- a CDS encoding ABC transporter ATP-binding protein — protein: MLEVKNLNVSYGRIQVIKDFTFSVGNEAVGFFGPNGAGKTTLINSIIGLVRPTSGEINFEGQSLLDRETYQIVRMGISVVPQDGELFPIMTVIENLRIGSSYIKEAREKTSERLEFVFKIFPILKERAFQLAGTMSGGQQRMLAVGRALMAMPRLLILDEPSVGLQPSLVTELFEKLAVIKTEGVSILLSEQNVKQGLKVIDRGYVVENGTVVIESTADDLKNNEHVKRSYLGL
- the ltrA gene encoding group II intron reverse transcriptase/maturase, whose amino-acid sequence is MKYYSLIDKVYSKKNLLKAYHRVNSNRGAPGIDGVTVKSFGEKLLEEIERLSEEIKSGEYMPMPLRRVEIPKADGKTRQLGIPTVRDRVVQQSLKEILEPIFEERFHPSSYGYRKGRNAWQAVEKAKAFASKYGLCNVVELDLSKCFDTLDHEKIIDSVAERVSDGKILKLIRAMLKSGVMEDGVWKATETGSPQGGVISPLLANIYLDEFDQKMKARGIRIVRYADDILIFSKTQEEAREFLAIAINILEIDMKLKVNRNKTRITTLEEGFHFLGFEIKGERVGIEKSRLKRFKGKVKGLTRRNQSTPVKEIVKELNPLLRGFASYFRIVDLQSTLRGLLSWIRRRLRAIILHQWKSTKKLNRVLRRAGWEEKVNLRMNKWRSSHTKAVNYAIPNRFFEEMNLFDMTSYYHPLSKYPILDP
- a CDS encoding Sapep family Mn(2+)-dependent dipeptidase, which gives rise to MKELIEEYFERNKDLMIEDIAKLVRIKSDRQEAKEGKPFGEGPAEVLAVALETASKMGFRTCNYDNYVGAIDLNDHERKLDILAHLDVVPAGNGWSITEPFEPFIRDGRIYGRGTADDKGPAVAALYAMKAVKDLNIPLKTGARLILGTDEECGSSDIRYYYGVETEAPMTFSPDTGFPVVNIEKGGLQGSFASEFEESNTTPGVSSLRSGVKSNVVPGDSIAIIEGMELYKIEGYCNAVSERTGVLFELSTSGNITTVKAKGVQVHAATPGKGNNALTAMLEVLSSIPFPESEGIEKLRALNAIFPHGDWLGKSAGVAMSDELSGDLVRPAWYTTIG
- a CDS encoding acetyl-CoA C-acetyltransferase — translated: MKKVFIVGAKRTAIGTFGGTLKDTSAVELGIAASRAAIEQAGIDAGKIDETIMGCILTANQGMGPGRQVSIGAGLPVESPGYLVNMLCGSGMKATMIGASDIAMGEAELVLTGGMENMSISPYMLDRARFGYRMGDGSIVDHMIRDGLTDVFNGYHMGVTAENLAERHGIGRLEQDEFALESQKRAKEAIAAGKFKDEIAPVVIKGRKGDTLFDTDEHPRETSMEILGKLKPAFKKGGTVTAGNSSGINDGGSATLLASEEMVEKYGLRPLGEVVAFAQAGVDPAYMGYGPVPAIEKALKKLGMKINDIELLELNEAFAAQSLSVLKGLQEIYGVSKEWLLERTNVNGGAIALGHPIGASGNRIIVTLLYEMAKRDLEFGLASLCIGGGMGTALVVKRV
- a CDS encoding ABC transporter substrate-binding protein, with the protein product MKKVILLTLVLAVLAMMAVAATPIKIGAVLPLGDITGDQAAKAMKLAVAEINAAGGLLGRPVELIVIDDELKPEKGAAAIDKLATVDKVDFFVGGMGSSVHLAQIPVMKRYQKITIWIGAASYLCENAVGPDADWYFHLHPWDYQQGASYGRGWTELSEAYPEIRTDRIFLAYEEGGFGTASHESYVALQRQAQQGEGAWAAIMNDYKGVSFKSAALGGGDYRAMLQQAKAYNPDLFIWAGYDADALPMLQQAKEIGFAPEFFVGAPPGWPAHFGDSPLAEGVTLYGMWAPTINKVSPIAEHFYNAYIEMFKEEPATYFAPLGYTNIYFLAEGIKAAGTIDKAPLIKALEEVEYASPIGEVLRIAPSNVIKHQGFTAQKILQWQGGEQQVIWPLELKTADPMFPFPSWEGR
- a CDS encoding zinc-binding metallopeptidase family protein, which translates into the protein MNILDYDGSSLCGSFDCRAPLCATRENLVDVIRERLARHGIRLENNDMYPPHHVSGESPFVQTLLKCYELYTGNKGYCIAIGGGSYVHRLKNGVGFGCTMPGTDNNMHGADEFAVIDELVTSAKIFAQAIIEICQ
- a CDS encoding alpha/beta fold hydrolase, with protein sequence MEQPQSRYVKVLDKKLHYLEAGKPGGIPMVFVHGNFASGKWFEPAMELLPESYHTFALDLPNFGRSDRTEEVSIDNYGKHVVDFIKQLELEGVILVGHSLGGAVVQNVMVRRPDLLSRVVLIDPAPPDGLKTPPEVYPFLDMYRSNRELLKKALIGTMPTRPVDEFTELLVDEALLMDPKCFTENACALEKYNYSEELKGIEIPVLVIVGRKDILITEEMAKGFEKILHTVHVSVLENYGHSINVENPGLFVEMLLEFTSK
- a CDS encoding branched-chain amino acid ABC transporter permease, with amino-acid sequence MFLILLIVAVAIWKPHAAIYGLQRGSLYALAGLPLSLTLGIVGIMNLSHGDFLSLGIYIVYMFSVNTRMDPLVSILPVFILLFLLGAGVYKLTVAKVLKSGHLNQLLLTFGISMILLEVMNLIWTSRPRSVYVGYSSSSVTVAGVRFGTYEFLYVAFAIAVLIGLQLFLKKTRLGQASFAVGQNPRGAKIVGINTGFVYLIVFGISVAILGIAAGVMVPRFAIFPSVGSSYTMKSFCLVAMAGLGNLTGILISGIALGVGEAIVQSIPGYAGWSDIVFFGVLIAVIMIRSIRRPSL
- a CDS encoding branched-chain amino acid ABC transporter permease, whose protein sequence is MKIAKPLLILIALTAAMLLPIMTEAYFISIAITILTFMTLALSWDMMLRTGQLSFGTAGFFGLGGYTGIIAAADFGVNPVIGIVLGGLVAGGIALILGMAILRLRGLYFAITTMALASVFMVIIRNLHRLTGGPSGKIVYNTLFNYDSSKVYWFLLAIAVGTVVISELFQRTRIHFAIDSIRADETVAKSHGVNIYKYLIFVFVVTSIIQGVIGATYALQYGFVYPESSFSPHYLLLPIAMALVGGIYSTIGPILGAIILGLSSEYLKLIMPYGHLVIYGVIIVVVVLFMPDGVYGAIKAFFMNRKRRLEER